The following are encoded in a window of bacterium SCSIO 12643 genomic DNA:
- a CDS encoding CotH kinase family protein, which yields MQNLKYYIITVLLSISSILNSQDLRINELMPNNGITVFDSFDENSDWIEIYNNTNNPIQISDYYISNDFNDKLKWQLPNKNLQPHKWVIIFCSDLDLYTPDYHANFKLKNESDTVGIFFKDGSTIDVFAYDSLPVDVSFGRETDGSNTLVYFDNPTPKKTNNTSTGFNCILEIPNVNFNSGFYPSPLNVLVNHPTNGVELRYSVDGDDPTSSDPLYSGSLQLSTDYSPNKFCEIPTNPALNAPVATYSVIRSNNRGWLAPNGDQQNVNVLKVKAFKSGCISSDIVSRTYFLDDGNVTFPDLPIISIQADSTGFFSDETGIYVYGNAYNGNYNKRGNDWERPIYLEYFDENGIQLIGQKIGGELHGNGSRHSTQKNIRVSAKSMYGKKRIEAPLFDDYDIEEFKYLIVRSPGHRPDCMPRDELATSIVAKLGFDIQQYKTGVMYLNGEFWGIHTIKERFNEDYISIKYDMDDDHIVLIESDGEVEHGYPEDTVHYFNMLDFVANNSLDIPENMEYLNTQMDIQNYLDFMASEIYIGNGDWPTNNMRYWRKRVDYNDYASLGHDGRWRWMFFDLDGGFGGTCEDVFYTINTLERALTDTGHFIEYTQFFRDLTQYQSFRELYINNSCDKLNSSFLSQVAQPKLNTIVNDLNLVMTDHVNRWGYPSVSTTLADRMNETPSLTKWNYLVTRFDTFITKRAFYVRRHMQEKWSLSDTSVVTIDVNNPTMGYVQLNTLHINSDLEGVSPSVYPWNGQYFNNIDIPIHAHAYPGYRFVEWLGTPMTSADTSINITGDSTFTAIFEVDPNYVPPLPITINEIQAWNTATVFDEDFKYADWIELYNPNDEDIDITNYYLTDNKDKLRKYWIGPNKTVIKAKEFMVFWADGNTGKGQNHTNFKLSKDGEMVALVAPNGVTVVDSISFGVQKENYSFGRLSDGNDPWVEFEYPTPFYSNLKTDVSDFPQPVEWKVYPNPVNGSTVYFNSRTSGELYNISGVLIRHFENSNSLNLDYIIPGVYILRNSVTGESIKLIVQ from the coding sequence ATGCAGAATCTGAAGTATTACATAATTACCGTTTTACTGAGCATATCTTCAATTTTGAATTCTCAAGACTTAAGAATTAATGAATTGATGCCCAATAACGGAATCACTGTATTTGATAGTTTTGATGAAAATTCAGATTGGATTGAAATTTATAACAATACCAATAACCCGATTCAGATTTCAGATTATTATATCTCCAATGATTTTAATGATAAGCTTAAGTGGCAATTACCTAATAAGAATCTTCAACCGCATAAATGGGTGATCATTTTTTGTTCAGACCTGGATCTATATACCCCGGATTATCATGCCAATTTTAAATTAAAAAACGAATCGGATACGGTAGGAATATTTTTTAAAGATGGTTCTACTATCGATGTATTCGCATATGATTCTTTGCCAGTAGATGTATCTTTTGGCAGAGAAACGGATGGAAGTAATACCCTGGTATATTTTGATAATCCAACGCCTAAAAAAACAAATAATACTTCTACCGGGTTTAACTGTATTTTAGAGATACCTAATGTTAACTTTAACTCGGGTTTTTATCCAAGTCCATTAAATGTTTTGGTAAATCATCCTACTAACGGTGTTGAATTAAGGTATTCAGTAGATGGAGATGATCCCACATCTTCTGATCCATTATATAGCGGAAGTTTGCAGTTATCTACAGATTATTCTCCAAATAAGTTTTGTGAAATACCTACAAACCCTGCTTTAAATGCTCCTGTCGCTACTTATTCAGTGATACGTTCTAATAATAGAGGTTGGTTGGCTCCAAATGGAGATCAACAAAATGTGAATGTTTTGAAAGTTAAAGCGTTTAAGTCGGGATGTATCAGCAGTGATATTGTATCCAGAACCTATTTTTTGGATGATGGAAATGTAACTTTCCCTGATTTGCCAATCATTTCAATACAAGCCGATAGTACTGGTTTTTTTAGTGATGAAACAGGAATTTATGTGTACGGTAATGCGTATAATGGAAATTACAATAAGAGAGGAAATGATTGGGAAAGACCAATTTATTTAGAGTATTTCGATGAAAATGGGATTCAATTAATAGGACAAAAAATTGGGGGAGAGCTTCATGGTAATGGATCTCGTCATTCTACACAAAAGAATATTCGTGTTTCTGCAAAAAGTATGTATGGTAAAAAACGAATAGAGGCACCTTTATTCGATGATTATGACATTGAAGAATTTAAGTATTTAATTGTGCGTTCTCCCGGACATAGACCTGATTGTATGCCAAGAGATGAGTTGGCAACTTCGATTGTAGCAAAATTAGGTTTTGATATCCAACAGTATAAAACCGGAGTAATGTATTTGAATGGTGAGTTTTGGGGAATACATACGATTAAGGAAAGATTTAATGAAGATTATATCTCCATAAAATATGATATGGATGATGATCATATCGTGTTAATAGAATCAGATGGAGAAGTAGAACATGGTTACCCAGAAGATACTGTGCACTATTTTAATATGCTGGATTTTGTGGCGAATAATAGTTTGGATATTCCGGAAAATATGGAATACTTAAATACGCAAATGGATATTCAAAACTATCTGGATTTTATGGCATCGGAGATTTACATCGGAAATGGGGATTGGCCAACCAACAATATGCGTTATTGGAGAAAAAGAGTAGACTATAATGATTATGCCAGCCTGGGGCATGATGGTAGATGGAGATGGATGTTTTTTGATTTAGATGGCGGATTTGGAGGAACCTGTGAAGATGTATTTTATACAATTAACACCTTAGAACGTGCATTAACTGATACCGGACATTTCATAGAATATACGCAGTTTTTTAGAGATTTAACGCAATATCAAAGTTTTAGAGAATTATATATTAATAATTCATGTGATAAGTTAAACTCTTCATTTTTAAGTCAGGTCGCTCAGCCCAAATTAAATACCATTGTAAACGATTTAAATCTGGTGATGACTGATCATGTCAACAGATGGGGGTACCCTTCAGTTAGTACAACTTTGGCAGACCGGATGAATGAAACACCAAGCCTTACCAAGTGGAATTATCTGGTAACCAGATTTGATACTTTTATTACCAAAAGGGCCTTTTATGTGAGAAGGCATATGCAGGAAAAATGGAGTTTATCCGACACTTCGGTAGTTACTATTGATGTCAATAATCCAACGATGGGGTATGTGCAACTGAATACTCTACATATCAATTCTGATTTGGAAGGTGTTAGTCCGTCAGTATACCCATGGAATGGTCAATACTTCAATAATATTGATATCCCTATTCATGCACATGCGTATCCTGGGTATCGATTTGTAGAGTGGTTAGGTACCCCAATGACATCAGCAGATACCTCCATTAATATAACAGGAGATTCAACTTTTACAGCGATTTTTGAAGTCGATCCGAATTATGTGCCACCATTACCAATTACGATTAATGAGATTCAGGCCTGGAATACTGCCACCGTTTTTGATGAAGATTTTAAATATGCAGATTGGATAGAGTTGTATAATCCAAATGATGAAGATATTGATATCACCAATTATTATTTAACAGATAATAAAGATAAGCTAAGAAAATATTGGATTGGTCCGAATAAAACTGTGATCAAAGCCAAAGAATTTATGGTGTTCTGGGCGGATGGAAATACTGGTAAAGGACAAAACCATACTAATTTTAAATTGAGTAAAGATGGTGAAATGGTAGCCCTGGTTGCTCCGAACGGAGTTACTGTAGTTGACTCTATCAGCTTTGGAGTACAAAAGGAAAACTATTCGTTCGGTAGGTTATCAGATGGCAACGATCCGTGGGTGGAGTTTGAATATCCAACACCGTTTTATAGTAACTTAAAAACAGACGTATCTGATTTTCCTCAACCTGTGGAATGGAAGGTATACCCAAATCCGGTAAATGGATCAACTGTATATTTCAATTCACGTACATCCGGTGAATTGTACAATATATCTGGAGTTCTGATTAGACATTTTGAAAATAGTAATTCTTTAAATCTTGATTACATTATTCCAGGAGTCTATATTCTTAGAAATTCTGTTACCGGAGAAAGTATAAAGTTGATTGTGCAGTAA
- the menA gene encoding 1,4-dihydroxy-2-naphthoate octaprenyltransferase, which yields MSNFKAWIGAFRLRTLPLAVAGIILGSLLAKSNDSFNLNITLFAILTAILLQILSNLANDYGDFSKGTDNDERVGPERALQSGKISKSQMKSALILFSILSLISGIILLWLSFGTHKLGYAMLFLLIGLSAIWAAIKYTVGKSAYGYQGLGDVFVFLFFGWVSVIGVYFLQVQSIDLPVFLPASALGILSAGVLNLNNTRDIVNDKNSGKYTLAVKLGYQNARKYQMVLFLLTLFTSLWYTLAFGTGMWQQLFWISVLPLSIVVIKTYKAQEPKELDPLLKIQALSTLLYAITFGLGQIL from the coding sequence ATGTCAAATTTTAAAGCCTGGATTGGAGCATTTCGCCTAAGAACATTACCACTTGCTGTTGCTGGTATTATACTTGGTTCATTACTTGCTAAAAGTAACGACTCCTTCAATTTAAATATTACATTATTTGCGATCCTTACAGCAATCTTGTTGCAGATTCTATCTAATCTGGCGAATGATTATGGTGACTTTTCCAAAGGAACGGATAATGATGAAAGAGTTGGCCCGGAACGCGCATTACAAAGTGGAAAAATCTCTAAATCGCAGATGAAATCAGCTTTGATCTTATTTAGCATACTATCCCTGATTTCAGGAATCATCCTATTGTGGTTGAGCTTCGGTACGCATAAACTAGGATATGCTATGTTGTTTTTACTGATTGGATTAAGTGCCATTTGGGCAGCCATTAAATATACCGTTGGAAAGTCAGCTTACGGTTATCAAGGACTGGGTGATGTTTTTGTTTTTCTATTCTTCGGCTGGGTTTCTGTTATAGGAGTTTATTTTCTGCAAGTTCAAAGTATTGATCTTCCAGTATTTTTACCTGCCAGTGCATTAGGAATTTTAAGTGCTGGTGTACTTAACCTCAACAATACCCGAGATATTGTAAATGATAAAAACTCGGGGAAATATACTCTTGCTGTAAAATTGGGGTATCAAAATGCACGTAAATATCAAATGGTACTATTTCTATTGACTTTATTTACTTCTCTTTGGTACACACTGGCTTTTGGAACAGGAATGTGGCAACAATTGTTTTGGATTAGTGTTCTCCCATTATCCATTGTTGTTATAAAAACATATAAAGCTCAAGAACCTAAAGAGTTGGATCCTTTACTTAAAATTCAAGCGTTAAGTACATTGCTTTATGCCATAACATTTGGTTTAGGACAAATACTGTAA
- a CDS encoding bifunctional (p)ppGpp synthetase/guanosine-3',5'-bis(diphosphate) 3'-pyrophosphohydrolase yields the protein MAKKTSAKISEEEQEITRVYQNLLKSARFSQTEDDVRKIRKAFDIANESHKGVRRKSGEAYIFHPLEVAQIVAEEIGLGTTTIVCALLHDVVEDTNLTIDDIESYFGPTEARIIDGLTKIEQVFEREHSIQAVNFRKIILTLADDIRVVLIKLADRLHNMRTLDSMRKDKQLKIASETLYIYAPLAHRLGLHALKSELEDLALKYKAPQVYNEITQKLQKTKDVRDRFIKQVTLPIRTSLKKANIKFRIQGRPKSIFSIYTKMREQKVAFEQIYDIFAVRIILNVENEVDEKAECWKVYSMVTDFYKPNPDRLRDWISTPRANGYESLHTTVMSPGGKWVEVQIRTERMDAVAERGLAAHWKYKDKKSDAFDTWMQRVRDVLENSSSNPIEFVDDFKLNLFAKEIFVFTPKGDIRSMPHDSTVLDFAYEIHSEIGNSCIGAKVSQKMVSLGHVLSSGDQVEIITSKAQRPKAEWLEFLSTSKAKAAVKAYLKEERKKIESKGRTTLGKAMKKYGITRSKKNFQILSTFYGVIHVEDMFYKIGVESIHLNRLSRLKVEDGTITSKPRLKKINSLDKIVSETRGKKSELVLGKQTSFNYGLATCCHPIPGDDVVGFITKKGDMEIHRVSCNNTVKMLSNYSYRVVKAKWDTNETISFLTGMKLMGFDRKGIVNEITKIISNDMLVNIQSISFSTENGLFEGTITVFVNDTSHLKSVKEKIKAIKGVSSVHRLE from the coding sequence AATTGTTGCTGAAGAAATAGGTTTAGGTACTACAACAATTGTGTGTGCCTTATTGCATGATGTCGTTGAAGATACTAATCTAACTATTGATGATATCGAAAGTTATTTTGGACCAACTGAAGCCAGAATTATTGATGGTTTAACTAAAATTGAACAAGTATTTGAAAGAGAACACTCTATTCAAGCCGTTAATTTTAGAAAAATCATTCTCACATTAGCAGATGATATCCGGGTGGTGCTTATTAAGTTAGCTGATCGCTTGCATAATATGCGTACCCTGGATTCTATGCGTAAAGACAAGCAATTAAAAATTGCTTCGGAAACGCTTTATATTTATGCTCCATTAGCACACAGACTTGGTCTACATGCGCTAAAATCAGAACTAGAGGATCTTGCTTTAAAATATAAAGCACCTCAGGTTTATAATGAAATCACACAAAAGCTTCAAAAAACAAAAGACGTTAGGGATAGATTTATCAAACAGGTCACACTCCCTATTCGTACCAGTTTAAAGAAAGCCAATATTAAGTTTAGAATCCAGGGTAGACCTAAGTCTATTTTCTCGATCTATACTAAAATGAGAGAGCAGAAAGTAGCTTTTGAACAGATCTACGACATTTTTGCAGTAAGAATTATTCTTAATGTAGAAAATGAAGTTGACGAAAAAGCAGAATGCTGGAAGGTCTACTCTATGGTAACTGATTTCTATAAACCAAACCCGGACAGACTTCGAGATTGGATCTCAACTCCTAGAGCAAACGGATATGAATCGTTACATACAACCGTAATGAGCCCAGGAGGGAAATGGGTTGAAGTCCAAATTCGTACAGAGAGAATGGATGCAGTTGCAGAACGAGGTTTAGCCGCTCACTGGAAATACAAGGACAAGAAAAGTGATGCATTCGATACATGGATGCAAAGAGTTCGTGATGTACTAGAAAATTCATCATCTAACCCAATTGAATTTGTCGATGATTTTAAGCTTAACCTATTTGCTAAAGAGATTTTTGTGTTTACTCCAAAGGGAGATATTCGTTCTATGCCGCATGATTCTACAGTATTGGATTTTGCCTACGAAATTCATTCGGAAATTGGGAATTCCTGTATTGGCGCTAAAGTGAGCCAAAAAATGGTTTCATTAGGACATGTACTATCCAGTGGAGATCAGGTAGAGATCATTACATCCAAGGCCCAAAGACCAAAAGCAGAATGGCTTGAATTTTTATCAACTTCTAAAGCCAAAGCTGCGGTTAAAGCGTATTTAAAAGAAGAAAGAAAAAAGATCGAATCTAAAGGTAGAACTACTTTGGGTAAAGCTATGAAAAAATATGGTATTACCCGTAGTAAAAAGAACTTCCAGATTCTATCTACTTTTTATGGAGTGATACATGTAGAAGATATGTTCTACAAAATTGGTGTGGAGAGCATTCACCTCAATAGATTGAGTCGACTCAAAGTCGAAGACGGAACGATTACTTCTAAACCAAGGTTAAAGAAAATAAACAGTTTGGATAAAATTGTATCTGAAACCAGAGGTAAGAAATCAGAACTGGTCCTGGGTAAGCAAACTTCATTTAACTATGGATTGGCAACATGCTGTCACCCTATTCCTGGTGATGATGTCGTAGGGTTTATTACTAAAAAAGGTGATATGGAAATTCACCGTGTAAGTTGTAATAATACCGTAAAAATGCTCTCTAACTATAGTTATCGAGTAGTAAAAGCCAAATGGGATACCAACGAAACAATTTCGTTCTTAACCGGAATGAAGTTGATGGGTTTTGATAGAAAAGGAATTGTAAACGAGATCACCAAGATTATTTCAAATGACATGTTGGTGAACATTCAATCTATTAGTTTCTCTACTGAAAATGGTCTTTTCGAAGGTACCATTACAGTTTTTGTAAATGATACCTCTCATCTAAAATCGGTTAAAGAGAAAATCAAAGCGATTAAAGGAGTAAGTTCCGTACATAGATTGGAATAG